The following proteins are encoded in a genomic region of Papaver somniferum cultivar HN1 unplaced genomic scaffold, ASM357369v1 unplaced-scaffold_10, whole genome shotgun sequence:
- the LOC113326396 gene encoding uncharacterized protein LOC113326396, protein MQQVHEARINEAAFEQDDEEEITDLMRRAKRTLNVVAGAALQMQRELQWFKEVEKVVQPTYMELENKKKQTPTDVFVREHKDLMDKGEQWMKDVMAFFSSVTSVLMFLSIPTSRYAMEDFLELLLKRLILGLASLFFSIAAMMVAFSATLCLVLNQKLAWAFLPIGLVASFPVSLYVLLQFPLLVEMIHSTYWPDLFHGDTEIQPGTHY, encoded by the exons aTGCAACAAGTGCACGAAGCAAGGATAAATGAAGCAGCTTTTGAACAAGATGATGAGGAAGAAATAACAGATTTGATGCG ACGTGCCAAACGGACCCTAAATGTCGTAGCTGGTGCTGCTCTACAAATGCAACGGGAGTTGCAATGGTTTAAG GAAGTGGAGAAGGTAGTACAACCTACATACATGGAGCtcgaaaacaaaaagaaacaaacacCAACAGATGTCTTTGTTAGAGAGCACAAAGACTTAATGGACAAAGGGGAGCAGTGGATGAAAG ATGTTATGGCATTTTTCTCATCCGTCACTTCAGTACTAATGTTCTTATCTATTCCGACATCGCGATATGCCATGGAAGATTTCCTCGAGTTATTGCTGAAAAGGTTGATACTAGGGCTTGCGAGTCTCTTCTTCTCTATAGCGGCCATGATGGTAGCATTTAGTGCCACACTTTGCCTTGTACTTAACCAGAAGTTAGCATGGGCTTTTCTTCCAATTGGTCTGGTGGCTTCTTTCCCTGTATCACTATACGTATTGCTCCAGTTCCCTTTGCTTGTTGAGATGATACATTCTACGTATTGGCCTGATCTCTTCCATGGAGACACAGAGATCCAACCCGGAACTCATTATTGA